Genomic window (Candidatus Polarisedimenticolia bacterium):
GCAAGCCCGAGGTGAAGATCCTGAGCCGGGTCCTGACGACGCCGCTGCACGCCAAGCAGCTCTGCCGGGCCCTCGCCCAGAACATCGAGCAGTACGAGAAGACCTACGGCGAAATTCCCGGCGTGGACGAGACGAACAAGCGGGTGGGTTTCTAGGTGGCCCGTACGGGGCTGCAGTTCTGGCACCTGGTGGTCATCGTCATCCTGGCCGGCATGCTCGGCACGGCCCTGGGCGACATAGCCGGCAAGGCCTTCCCCGAGTCGGCGGCGGGCCGCGCGCTGTCCGCCGGGATCACGATCGGGACCGGCTCACCGTGGGAACTGGATCTGCGCGTTCTGACGCTGACCGGTGGCATCGTCCTGAGGCTGACCATCCTCGGCGCCGCGGCCGCGATCGCGGCCCTCGTCGTGTTCTTCC
Coding sequences:
- a CDS encoding DUF3467 domain-containing protein, with amino-acid sequence MDNKPPQEIQLRARIDDAVAEGIYVNFGSIVHNRSEFILDLGRIVPGKPEVKILSRVLTTPLHAKQLCRALAQNIEQYEKTYGEIPGVDETNKRVGF
- a CDS encoding DUF4321 domain-containing protein, with product MARTGLQFWHLVVIVILAGMLGTALGDIAGKAFPESAAGRALSAGITIGTGSPWELDLRVLTLTGGIVLRLTILGAAAAIAALVVFFRRV